In a single window of the Terriglobus roseus genome:
- a CDS encoding Dps family protein has translation MSQLSATLQSNPFSDFPRRMSRGGGNKAISELRHLLADVFVLYFKTKNFHWHMTGVHFRDYHLLLDEHADQLFAMTDSIAERTRKLGGTTLKSIGQISRYQRLRDSEEDFVSTASMFAELLADNNTLVAYLDGAHRVCEEATDVATASFIENWIDEAQNRAWFLREISLGSNA, from the coding sequence ATGAGTCAACTATCAGCAACATTGCAATCCAACCCCTTTTCAGACTTCCCACGCCGCATGAGTCGGGGAGGGGGCAACAAAGCCATCTCCGAGCTTCGACACCTCCTCGCGGATGTCTTTGTTCTTTACTTCAAGACCAAGAACTTTCACTGGCACATGACCGGAGTCCACTTCCGCGACTACCACCTTCTGCTCGACGAACACGCGGATCAGCTCTTTGCGATGACAGACAGCATCGCCGAGCGAACACGAAAGCTAGGTGGCACAACTCTCAAGTCCATCGGCCAGATCTCCCGTTATCAGCGGCTGCGCGATAGCGAGGAAGACTTTGTCTCCACCGCAAGCATGTTTGCGGAACTGCTGGCCGACAACAACACTCTGGTTGCCTATCTCGACGGCGCCCATCGTGTCTGCGAAGAAGCAACGGACGTTGCTACCGCCAGCTTTATCGAGAACTGGATCGATGAAGCCCAGAATCGCGCATGGTTTCTTCGCGAAATTTCCTTAGGATCCAATGCCTGA
- a CDS encoding helix-turn-helix domain-containing protein, with product MIECPKDDQNPDGGTLGHAPRLLVGDGRVLDKRVSVLRGTRSVPLLPGTPKLDSLKSPWSGLIIEKHLVGAVEIPFHEHPTLCIHLQTTGPVEMDWNSAGRSGHIRSTRGDLILLAPGTRDSLLWYGTSERVIASVSSTLLVEAARQLEMPALGEIRNIWSLQDDQLRLLLTEMEREMSSGWSLGSLYGDLLSMAFSVALLKKYAQFTTLKPPFRGGLSRNRLRHVVAFIEEHLEHDIRLGELAALTGLSIFHFARSFRESTGITPHRFVVQMRVERAKSLLTRSAWTVQQVASAVGIENASQFSKIFRASVGVAPNQWRRSN from the coding sequence ATGATTGAGTGCCCCAAGGATGACCAAAACCCTGACGGTGGCACGTTGGGCCATGCGCCGCGCCTTCTCGTCGGCGATGGTCGGGTGTTGGACAAGCGTGTTTCAGTGTTGAGGGGGACTCGCTCTGTTCCACTGCTTCCCGGAACTCCGAAGCTGGATAGTCTCAAGTCGCCCTGGTCGGGGCTGATCATTGAGAAGCACCTTGTAGGGGCAGTCGAAATTCCCTTTCATGAGCACCCAACGCTTTGCATCCATCTGCAGACAACGGGCCCGGTGGAGATGGATTGGAACAGTGCCGGCCGGAGTGGCCATATTCGGTCCACGCGGGGAGACCTGATCCTTCTGGCACCGGGGACGCGTGACAGTCTTCTTTGGTATGGGACATCCGAGCGGGTGATTGCATCTGTCTCTTCCACGCTTCTGGTGGAGGCCGCGAGGCAACTGGAGATGCCGGCGCTTGGGGAGATCAGGAATATCTGGTCGCTTCAGGACGACCAGTTGAGGCTGCTGCTTACGGAGATGGAACGAGAGATGAGTTCCGGCTGGTCGCTTGGCTCGCTCTATGGGGATCTCTTGAGCATGGCCTTTTCGGTGGCACTACTAAAGAAGTATGCGCAGTTTACGACTCTGAAGCCACCGTTTCGCGGAGGTCTTTCGAGGAACAGACTTCGACACGTTGTTGCCTTTATTGAAGAACATCTCGAGCACGATATTCGCCTCGGGGAGTTGGCTGCTCTGACGGGCCTTAGCATCTTCCACTTCGCTCGTAGTTTTCGAGAGAGCACTGGCATTACACCACATCGGTTTGTGGTGCAGATGCGCGTCGAACGGGCGAAGAGTCTGCTGACGCGATCTGCGTGGACCGTCCAGCAGGTCGCGTCAGCAGTGGGTATAGAAAACGCAAGCCAATTCTCTAAGATCTTTCGCGCCAGCGTTGGAGTCGCGCCGAATCAGTGGAGACGATCTAATTAG
- a CDS encoding glycoside hydrolase family 18 protein has protein sequence MNRPRQILSSVLALCVSVSAFAQGRTADPAPTKLHATRSPSAEEIVGYFPQWGIYNRRYVPLDLIKSGAIKSLTQLDYAQVNIKDNACIVADPLADTNAPYKAEDSVDGNADAPDAPLRGNFHQLQLLRRMYPKLRVLVSIEGQKSLFEEAAKPQNRVAFVHSCVARFLEGHIAPGIEAAQLFDGIDVDWEYPTAENADNFYGLMAEFRKQMDAVRWKSASIRSGTEQRGFTLSIASGASHKAIDPINWARVAKSVDQVGVMTYDFQGPWSHDTGFVAPLRANDPKAETVASVIEAYLAAGVPSRQLLIGLPFYAYQWHNVPEGANHGFLSKGDPVRGNLNQTTAAALMLNEDAELYRDPASQAPWIYDGDNFLTFEDSISLQAKAAYARQHKLGGMMIWELSGDTNDAQLLRALTTRPAIASHESSGSQ, from the coding sequence ATGAATCGTCCTCGCCAAATTCTCTCGTCCGTACTCGCGCTCTGCGTCTCTGTCTCCGCGTTCGCGCAGGGCAGGACGGCAGATCCTGCGCCCACAAAGCTGCACGCCACACGGTCCCCATCTGCGGAGGAGATCGTCGGTTACTTCCCGCAATGGGGCATCTACAACCGGCGTTATGTGCCGCTGGATCTGATCAAGAGTGGTGCCATCAAGTCGCTGACGCAGTTGGATTATGCGCAGGTCAATATCAAGGACAACGCGTGCATCGTGGCGGATCCGCTGGCGGACACCAATGCACCTTATAAGGCAGAGGATTCCGTGGATGGCAACGCCGACGCGCCGGATGCGCCACTGCGTGGCAACTTTCACCAGTTGCAGCTGCTGCGGCGCATGTATCCGAAACTGCGCGTCCTCGTCTCGATCGAAGGCCAGAAGAGCCTGTTTGAAGAGGCTGCGAAGCCGCAGAACCGTGTCGCCTTCGTCCACTCCTGCGTTGCACGTTTCCTTGAAGGCCATATCGCGCCCGGCATCGAAGCAGCGCAGCTTTTCGACGGCATCGACGTCGACTGGGAGTATCCCACGGCAGAGAACGCGGACAATTTTTACGGACTGATGGCAGAGTTCCGGAAACAGATGGACGCCGTCCGGTGGAAGAGCGCCAGCATTCGCTCAGGAACCGAACAGCGAGGTTTCACCCTCTCCATCGCCAGCGGCGCATCGCATAAGGCGATTGATCCCATCAACTGGGCACGTGTCGCGAAGAGTGTCGACCAGGTGGGTGTGATGACCTATGACTTCCAAGGACCGTGGTCGCACGATACCGGTTTCGTCGCGCCACTGCGCGCGAACGATCCAAAGGCAGAGACGGTTGCGTCTGTCATTGAGGCGTACCTGGCGGCAGGCGTGCCTTCCCGGCAACTTCTCATCGGATTGCCCTTCTATGCCTACCAGTGGCACAACGTTCCGGAGGGCGCCAATCACGGTTTCCTGAGCAAGGGCGACCCGGTGCGCGGCAATCTAAACCAGACGACTGCCGCGGCGCTCATGCTGAATGAGGACGCAGAGCTCTATCGCGATCCGGCATCGCAGGCGCCGTGGATTTACGACGGTGATAACTTCCTAACCTTTGAAGATTCGATTTCGCTGCAGGCAAAGGCAGCGTACGCGCGCCAGCATAAGCTGGGCGGCATGATGATCTGGGAGCTGAGCGGCGACACGAACGATGCGCAGTTGCTGCGCGCGTTAACAACGCGACCCGCTATCGCCAGTCATGAAAGCTCTGGATCGCAGTAA
- a CDS encoding amidase: MMDRRDFLERCAAAGLGSTMLPGALAALAVNSVVAQTSTGSTKAEPPAITAFPPITVEMLDAAAVIAGLTLTAEQKAMMLDGVREQRAGLQAIRDLHLPNSVAPAMVFHPLPQGYQMPAAPDVHRPAKRHDAVPIIPGEEKLAFASIPELGGLLRSRKMTCLEMTRFFLARTQALDAKLHLLVTPTTERALAQAAQVDKDIAAGRYRSGLHGIPWGAKDLLSVKGYRTTWGAAGMETQQFDEDATVVQRLDAAGAILISKLTLGALAQGDVWFGGRTRNPWNTKQGSSGSSAGPASAVSAGCCAFAIGSETLGSISSPSTRCGVTGLRPTFGFVPRTGAMALSWSMDKLGPIARSVEDAAMVMAAIHGSDGVDTSCIPATFEISSKDLSSLRVGYLESAFNEPVLRTPDANAEKPETEAQKRESAQQRQQAFERQRYDNRYDRATLDVLRSMGIQLISVRLPDLPFSSISKVLSVEAAAAFDEITRNGRVNLLTAQSANDWPNQFRTARMYSGVDYVQAMRARTVLIAQMAELFRTVDIIVTPSGGPQLTATNLSGHPAVIIPNGLRGNDAPLPQDTTDGGRMNAGGPGTPVSITFLGKLYDDATVLAFAQRYQEKTGFHKLHPQVG; this comes from the coding sequence ATGATGGACAGGCGTGATTTTCTTGAGCGGTGCGCAGCCGCGGGCCTTGGCAGCACCATGCTGCCGGGTGCGCTCGCTGCACTGGCAGTCAACTCGGTGGTAGCGCAAACGAGCACGGGCAGCACAAAGGCGGAACCGCCTGCAATCACGGCCTTTCCGCCCATCACCGTCGAGATGCTGGACGCTGCCGCCGTCATCGCCGGCCTCACTCTGACGGCCGAACAAAAAGCGATGATGCTGGACGGGGTACGCGAACAGCGCGCGGGCCTGCAGGCTATCCGCGACCTGCACCTGCCGAACTCCGTTGCGCCCGCCATGGTCTTTCATCCGCTGCCACAGGGCTACCAGATGCCCGCCGCCCCAGACGTGCATCGTCCCGCAAAACGGCACGACGCCGTGCCCATCATCCCGGGCGAAGAGAAGCTCGCCTTCGCCTCCATCCCCGAACTGGGAGGGCTGTTGCGTTCGCGCAAGATGACCTGCCTGGAGATGACACGGTTCTTCCTCGCGCGCACACAGGCTCTTGATGCGAAGCTGCATCTCCTGGTCACGCCGACGACCGAACGCGCACTCGCACAGGCCGCCCAGGTGGATAAAGACATTGCCGCAGGCAGGTATCGCAGTGGCCTGCACGGCATTCCGTGGGGCGCGAAAGATCTGCTGAGCGTGAAGGGCTATCGCACCACCTGGGGCGCGGCCGGTATGGAGACACAACAGTTCGACGAAGACGCAACCGTCGTGCAGCGGCTGGATGCGGCCGGCGCCATCCTTATCAGCAAACTGACACTGGGCGCGCTGGCTCAGGGTGATGTATGGTTCGGAGGCAGAACACGCAACCCGTGGAATACAAAGCAGGGATCGAGCGGCTCTTCCGCGGGACCGGCCTCGGCGGTGAGCGCGGGCTGCTGTGCCTTCGCGATTGGGTCTGAGACGCTTGGCTCCATCTCGTCACCCAGCACGCGTTGCGGCGTGACCGGTCTGCGCCCCACCTTCGGCTTCGTGCCGCGCACCGGTGCCATGGCCTTGAGCTGGAGCATGGACAAGCTCGGCCCCATCGCACGCAGCGTGGAAGACGCAGCCATGGTGATGGCCGCGATTCACGGCAGCGATGGCGTCGATACCAGCTGTATCCCTGCGACCTTCGAGATCTCCTCGAAAGACCTGTCGTCACTGCGCGTGGGCTATCTTGAGAGCGCCTTCAACGAACCCGTGCTGCGCACCCCTGACGCCAATGCCGAGAAGCCGGAGACCGAGGCGCAAAAGCGCGAGTCAGCTCAGCAGCGCCAGCAGGCCTTCGAACGGCAACGTTACGACAATCGCTACGACCGCGCCACGCTCGACGTCCTGCGCAGCATGGGCATCCAGCTGATCTCGGTAAGGCTGCCGGATCTTCCTTTCAGCTCCATCAGCAAGGTGCTGAGCGTCGAGGCTGCAGCCGCCTTCGACGAGATCACCCGCAACGGCCGCGTGAACCTGCTGACAGCGCAGAGTGCGAACGACTGGCCCAACCAGTTCCGCACCGCGCGCATGTACAGCGGCGTGGACTACGTGCAGGCCATGCGGGCCCGCACAGTACTCATCGCGCAGATGGCAGAGCTCTTCCGCACCGTCGACATCATCGTCACGCCCAGCGGTGGACCGCAGCTAACGGCAACCAACCTCAGCGGACATCCTGCGGTCATCATCCCGAACGGTCTGCGCGGCAACGATGCTCCGTTACCGCAGGACACCACGGACGGCGGCCGCATGAACGCTGGCGGGCCGGGTACACCGGTCAGCATCACCTTTCTGGGCAAGCTCTATGACGACGCCACGGTACTGGCCTTCGCGCAGCGCTACCAGGAGAAGACGGGGTTCCACAAACTGCATCCGCAGGTAGGATGA
- a CDS encoding DinB family protein: protein MKIGVGVMVLLAASAASMTVQAQDAVNPVVSSANEIVVRQSAYIITAAEQMPADKYGYRPTPDQWTYGKIVAHVTQANFGVCGMLTGDSAGKGPAVAETDPKEKLVAVLKQSFDTCKTAMDGLKDASLGGTITYFGGAKKPRARALVELTDDLEDHYSQMASYLRLNSMVPPSAKK from the coding sequence ATGAAGATTGGTGTGGGAGTTATGGTTCTGCTGGCAGCCTCGGCTGCCTCGATGACTGTGCAGGCTCAGGATGCAGTGAACCCGGTGGTCTCAAGTGCGAACGAAATCGTCGTTCGGCAGTCGGCCTACATCATCACCGCTGCAGAGCAGATGCCCGCGGACAAGTACGGCTATCGCCCGACGCCGGATCAGTGGACTTACGGCAAGATCGTCGCGCACGTTACGCAGGCGAACTTCGGTGTCTGCGGCATGCTCACCGGCGACAGCGCCGGCAAAGGGCCCGCCGTTGCCGAGACCGACCCGAAGGAAAAGCTGGTCGCAGTCCTGAAGCAGTCCTTCGATACCTGCAAGACGGCGATGGACGGTCTGAAAGATGCGAGCCTCGGCGGCACCATCACCTACTTCGGTGGAGCCAAGAAGCCACGCGCACGCGCCCTGGTGGAACTGACCGACGACCTCGAGGACCACTACTCACAGATGGCCAGCTATCTGCGCCTGAACAGTATGGTCCCGCCCTCGGCGAAAAAGTAA
- a CDS encoding MFS transporter: MPTPSDKPRNTPRQVLFASLVGTTVEFFDFYIYATAAVIVFPLLFFPAGDATAATLQSLATFAIAFIARPIGSALFGHFGDRIGRKTTLVLALSTMGLSTFAVGVLPTYKAVGVAAPLLLALCRFGQGIGLGGEWGGAVLLATENAPPGKRAWYGMFPQLGAPIGFFFSSAIFLLLSNLLTPAQFLSFGWRLPFLASGVLVLLGLYVRLTITETPVFAASLERKEPVKVPIFTVIRHHFGALVAGTLTCLATFVLFYLMIVFTLTWATTALHYPKSTFLQMQLVGVIFFALTIPAAAVLAERGRKPVMIAISLGIAVFGLFFAKMFQAGHSGALAMLIVGLSLMGLTYGPLGTVLSELFPTPVRYTGSSLAFSVAGILGASLTPYIATKLATVYGLQYVGYYLSAAAVLTICGLLAIRETSADDLAAAVAIEAPVEGLG, encoded by the coding sequence ATGCCTACCCCAAGCGATAAGCCGCGGAACACGCCGCGCCAGGTGCTCTTTGCCAGCCTCGTCGGAACGACCGTCGAGTTCTTTGACTTCTACATCTATGCGACGGCCGCTGTGATCGTCTTCCCGCTGCTGTTCTTTCCGGCGGGCGATGCAACAGCCGCGACGCTGCAGTCGTTGGCGACCTTCGCCATTGCGTTCATCGCGAGACCCATCGGATCGGCATTGTTCGGCCATTTTGGCGATCGCATCGGACGGAAGACGACGCTGGTGCTGGCCCTGTCGACCATGGGTCTTTCGACGTTTGCGGTCGGTGTGCTGCCCACTTACAAGGCGGTGGGCGTTGCCGCTCCGCTGTTGCTGGCGCTATGCCGCTTCGGCCAGGGCATCGGCCTGGGGGGTGAGTGGGGTGGCGCGGTGCTGCTGGCGACGGAGAATGCGCCGCCAGGCAAGCGCGCCTGGTATGGCATGTTCCCGCAGCTTGGCGCGCCCATCGGATTCTTCTTTTCGAGCGCGATCTTTCTGCTGCTTTCGAACCTGCTGACGCCTGCGCAGTTCCTCAGCTTTGGCTGGCGTCTGCCGTTCCTGGCCAGCGGTGTGCTCGTGCTGCTGGGGCTGTATGTGCGGCTGACGATTACGGAGACACCGGTCTTTGCCGCTTCGCTGGAACGCAAAGAACCAGTGAAGGTGCCGATCTTTACGGTCATTCGGCATCACTTCGGAGCGCTCGTTGCGGGCACGCTCACCTGCCTGGCGACGTTCGTGTTGTTCTACCTGATGATCGTCTTCACGCTCACATGGGCGACCACGGCCCTGCACTATCCCAAGTCAACCTTCCTGCAGATGCAGCTTGTCGGCGTGATCTTCTTTGCCTTGACTATCCCTGCCGCGGCAGTGCTCGCGGAGCGTGGACGCAAGCCAGTGATGATTGCGATCAGCCTTGGCATCGCCGTCTTCGGTCTGTTCTTTGCAAAGATGTTTCAGGCTGGGCACAGTGGAGCGCTGGCGATGCTGATCGTAGGCCTTTCCCTGATGGGGCTGACGTATGGCCCGCTGGGCACGGTCCTTTCAGAGCTGTTCCCGACGCCTGTGCGCTACACCGGTAGTTCGCTGGCGTTCAGCGTGGCCGGTATCCTGGGCGCATCGCTGACGCCTTACATCGCAACGAAGCTGGCGACGGTGTATGGGTTGCAGTATGTGGGGTACTACCTCAGCGCCGCAGCCGTACTTACCATCTGCGGTCTTCTCGCAATCCGCGAGACGAGTGCGGACGATCTTGCTGCGGCTGTTGCCATCGAAGCGCCTGTGGAAGGCCTGGGGTAA
- a CDS encoding LrgB family protein: MNGLVALRSESLFLLTITIGFYLAGAWLQRRTRVAIANPTLIAIVLVGLFLWAARMPYAQYFAGVQLLHFLLGPATVALAIPMVLSLEHLRRGLWPTLLALVAGSVTGAVSAFLLVRLCGGTQQLALSMLPKSLTTPIAMGVSESLGGVPALSAVFGITAGILVAVILPGVLRLLRVNHPAATGLAAGTAGSGIAAASVIPLGPIPAAFAGVAIGVNGLLTAALAPLLVKLMAHR; encoded by the coding sequence ATGAACGGCCTTGTCGCGCTGCGGTCAGAGTCGCTGTTTCTGCTGACCATCACGATTGGTTTTTATCTTGCAGGTGCCTGGCTGCAACGGCGCACGCGCGTTGCGATTGCGAACCCCACGTTGATTGCCATCGTGCTGGTAGGGCTGTTTCTGTGGGCAGCGCGGATGCCCTACGCGCAATACTTTGCTGGCGTGCAGTTACTGCATTTTCTGCTCGGCCCGGCAACGGTGGCGCTCGCGATTCCGATGGTGTTGTCGTTGGAACATCTGCGGCGTGGGCTGTGGCCGACGCTGCTGGCGCTGGTGGCAGGTAGTGTGACGGGTGCGGTGAGTGCTTTCCTGTTGGTGCGGCTGTGCGGCGGCACGCAACAGCTTGCGCTTTCCATGTTGCCGAAGTCTCTGACAACGCCGATTGCGATGGGTGTGTCGGAGAGTCTCGGTGGCGTTCCTGCGCTGTCTGCGGTCTTCGGCATTACTGCCGGCATTCTTGTCGCAGTGATCCTGCCGGGCGTACTGCGGCTGCTGCGGGTGAATCATCCGGCAGCAACGGGGCTGGCGGCGGGGACCGCGGGGAGCGGCATCGCTGCGGCCAGCGTGATTCCGCTGGGGCCAATTCCGGCGGCGTTTGCGGGCGTTGCCATCGGCGTTAACGGCCTGCTGACGGCTGCGCTCGCGCCCTTGCTGGTGAAGCTGATGGCACATCGTTAG
- a CDS encoding CidA/LrgA family protein, which yields MEVLRSFGILLLAQLVGEALHRVLHLPLPGPVLGMALLALVLLLRRPEPEEALVRTSNGLLRWLGLLFVPAGTGVVANLGLLRTAWLPIAVALVVSTLLTIAVTALVMQGLLKRGERVTIDVGEPR from the coding sequence ATGGAAGTGCTGCGAAGCTTTGGCATCCTGCTGCTGGCGCAACTGGTGGGTGAGGCGCTGCACCGTGTGCTGCATTTGCCGCTACCGGGGCCGGTGCTGGGCATGGCGCTGCTGGCGTTGGTGCTGCTGCTGCGCAGACCCGAGCCCGAGGAGGCGCTGGTCAGGACGTCCAATGGACTGCTGCGGTGGCTTGGGTTGTTATTTGTGCCGGCGGGTACCGGTGTTGTAGCGAACCTTGGCTTGTTGCGAACCGCATGGTTGCCCATTGCCGTTGCGCTGGTGGTATCGACTCTGCTGACCATTGCGGTGACCGCGCTGGTGATGCAGGGGCTCTTGAAGCGCGGTGAACGCGTCACGATAGATGTTGGAGAGCCGCGATGA